A region of the Deferribacterota bacterium genome:
ATATAGTCAGGGCCACATTTAAAGGGTGTTACTTTATAGTCTTTTGACCTTAGTATATTTGCTATTGATGAGGTTATAAGTGTTTTACCTGAATTACTTGCTAAAGATGTAAATAGAACTGCTTTTTTAATAATAGTTTAACTCCCTAACCCGGGGATTTTTTTTGTTTTTTATGTATTCTGGCTTATGGGCTATCTACTAACCTACCTTCCCATAGATCAAAAAAAGTACTTATGTAGATTGTAAGAGCAACTCTTCTTTGATCTACAGTGGCATAACAGGCTTTTGCTCCCAAATACAGCTGCGGGCACAGCATCCGGATTCTCACCGGATTTCCATAAAAAACTTATATATAAATATCATAAAAAAAAAGTGATTACAACAAATAAAAAATAATTTAAGTTATTATTATGATATATAAATCAGAACATGGCGGGGATATTTATAGCATATCAAATTTTTTGGGTTTTGATCCTTCAGAAATATTGGATTTTAGTTCTAATGTATTGCCCTTTGATCTTTTTAAATCACTTAATTTAGAAATTAGTGAATTAACAACTAATTTTAGAAGATTGCCTGAACCGCACTCTCAAAGTTTAATTAAACATATATCATCAAAATATAATCTTCCACTTGATTCAATTATAGTATCAAGTGGGACAACAGAAATACTAGATAATATTACTAGAATTTACAGAAATAAAAGGGTATGTATATTAGGACCAACTTATAAAGATTATGAGAAATTCTCGGTGTTAAACAACTTAAAAGTAGAACATTCTTTGGCAACAGAAGGGAATAATTTTATCTATGATCTTAACAATATAGAATTAGAAAAAAATTTTTATGACATTATTATCCTATGTAACCCAAATAATCCCACTGGAGTTTTATATAACCATAAAAAGCTTGTGAAACTAATAGAGAGATTAAAAAATACTTTATTTGTGATAGATGAGTCATATATGCCCTTTTTATTTAACTGGAAAGATTATACTTTATTAAATAATGATTTAGATAATACCATTGTCCTTCAATCGTTTTCTAAGATTTATGGTGCACCAGGGTTGCGCCTTGGATGGGCTTATTCTAAGAATAAGAAATTAATAGAAAAACTAAAAAAACACCAATCAATTTGGTCAGTAAATAGCATGGCACAATTTGTTGGTGAAAAACTGCTCTATATAAATACTGATAGTTATGTTAAGGTTTTAAATTCTTATAAGGATGATGTTTCAAATAAATTAAGTAGTTTAGATTTTTTAAAGTTTTATCCAAGTGTTACTAACTTTATTATGTTTAAATATGTGCATAATAATCCGATGGATCTCTATAAATTTCTTTTAAAGAATAGGGTTTTAATAAGAAATTTATATAATATTGAAGGCTTAGATGAAAAATATTTTAGGATTGCTATAAATTTAGAAGAAAATAACAATTATCTTATAGATTTATTAAATAAGTTTAAAGAATATGGCATGTAAAACAATAATGTTTCAAGGAACATCTTCTGGTGTTGGCAAATCTTTGATTACAGCTGCCTTTTGCAGAATATTTGCAAATATGGGCTTAAGGGTTGCCCCCTTTAAGGCACAAAATATGTCACTTAATGCAATTGTATGCCCAAATGGGGGTGAGATTTCAATAGCTCAATATTTGCAGGCTAGAGCTTCAAGAATATTACCTGATGTAAGGATGAATCCAATCTTATTAAAACCCACAGGTTCCAAGAAGTCCCAGGTAATTGCATTGGGAAAGGTAGTAGATACAATAAATTATGGTGAATACTATAAAAGGAGTGAAGAAAATTTTAAGATTGTTTTAGATGCCTTTGAATCGTTAAAAAAGGAATACGATGTAATTATATTAGAAGGGGCTGGCTCACCCGCAGAGATAAATTTAGAAAAATTTGATATTGTAAATATGAGATTAGCTGACAAATTAAAAGCCCCTGTATTTATAGTAAGTGATATAGATAGGGGTGGTGTTTTTGCTAGCATGAAAGGCACCTTTGATTTGGTTAATAATAGGTATAAACCACTAATTAAAGGATTTATCATAAATAAATTTAGGGGTGATATAACACTGTTAAAACCTGCAATTGATATGTTTAAAAAGATTATAAACGTAAAGATAGTAGGGGTGGTTCCCTATATAGATAATTTAATCTTAGAGGATGAGGATTCACAGTTTATAAAAACAAATAAAAAA
Encoded here:
- a CDS encoding histidinol-phosphate transaminase, whose protein sequence is MIYKSEHGGDIYSISNFLGFDPSEILDFSSNVLPFDLFKSLNLEISELTTNFRRLPEPHSQSLIKHISSKYNLPLDSIIVSSGTTEILDNITRIYRNKRVCILGPTYKDYEKFSVLNNLKVEHSLATEGNNFIYDLNNIELEKNFYDIIILCNPNNPTGVLYNHKKLVKLIERLKNTLFVIDESYMPFLFNWKDYTLLNNDLDNTIVLQSFSKIYGAPGLRLGWAYSKNKKLIEKLKKHQSIWSVNSMAQFVGEKLLYINTDSYVKVLNSYKDDVSNKLSSLDFLKFYPSVTNFIMFKYVHNNPMDLYKFLLKNRVLIRNLYNIEGLDEKYFRIAINLEENNNYLIDLLNKFKEYGM
- a CDS encoding cobyric acid synthase codes for the protein MACKTIMFQGTSSGVGKSLITAAFCRIFANMGLRVAPFKAQNMSLNAIVCPNGGEISIAQYLQARASRILPDVRMNPILLKPTGSKKSQVIALGKVVDTINYGEYYKRSEENFKIVLDAFESLKKEYDVIILEGAGSPAEINLEKFDIVNMRLADKLKAPVFIVSDIDRGGVFASMKGTFDLVNNRYKPLIKGFIINKFRGDITLLKPAIDMFKKIINVKIVGVVPYIDNLILEDEDSQFIKTNKKGSEKSVRIGVIKLRHMSNFTDFYPLLSIENVLLEYIDNPYNLSNHDLIIIPGTKSTVNDLLYLKKRGFFDALKNLMGKVWIMGICGGFQVMGSNIIDKSIEFNEDVKMQGLNFFDMTTKFDGDKLTSYNKYKGVNQLKGCDVVGYEIHNGKSTINNNYEQLLERKDLFIIDKKNKLIGTYLHGIFNNLDVVRFVLSLISKDVIINKD